Part of the Gemmatimonas sp. genome is shown below.
CCGCCCTTCCCGCCCTCGCCACGGCGCTCGGGTTCTGAGTTCCCCCTTCACCTCGTGACGACCATGCCGACCGATATCCTCCGCCCCGGCGACGACGAATTCGCGCCCTACTATGCCGGGTACATCGACCAGGCCGCCCGTACCATGTCGGCGCGTGGCCTGAGCCACGTGGCGCAGCTGCTCGAGGCGCAGCGCACCGAATGTGAGACGCTCCTGCGCACGGTGCCGGAGGAGCGGGCGGCGTATCGCTACGCCCCCGGCAAGTGGACGCTCGCCGAGTCGCTCATCCACGTGACCGACACCGAGCGCGTCTTCGCCTATCGTCTGCTGCGCATCGCGCGCGGCGACGTCACGCCGCTTCCCGGTTTCGAACAGGACGACTGGGTCCCGGCCAGCCGCGCCGGCCAGCGGACACTCGCCAGTATCACGCGTGAGCTGTTGGCGGTCCGCACGGCAACGCTGGAGCTGGTGGACTCTCTGGACGCGGAGGCGTTGGCGCAGCGCGGGGTGGCCAGCAGCAAGGCCGTATCGGCGCGGGCGCTCGTCTGGATGATGGCCGGACACCTGGCGCACCACCTCACGCTGACCCGGGAGCAGTACCTCGCGTCGTAACGGATGCGCGCGCCGGCGGCGCGCGCGGTTGGCCCAGGAGGGCGCAGGGGGGCCCGAAATCGGCTAGATTTGAGGGCTGTGGTGCACCACCCGCACCACCCCCTCGCCGAATTTTCCGGAGCGATCCGTGTCCGCTGTGTCACCCCTTCTTGCTTCCGCGTCACCCGAGACGGTGCGTCTCGCGATCGACACCGTGCGCACCCTCGCCATGGACGCGGTGCAGGCCGCGGAGTCGGGTCACCCCGGCACGCCCATGGCGCTCGCGCCGCTCGCGTACGCGCTGTACGCCACCCACCTGCGGCACGATCCGGCCGCACCGGCCTGGGCCGACCGCGACCGGTTCGTGCTGTCGGTGGGACACGCCTCGATGCTGCTGTACGGCACACTGCATCTCGCCGGCTATGACCTCCCGCTCGAGGAGATCCGCAACTTCCGCCAGTGGGAGAGTCTCACGCCCGGGCACCCCGAAGTGCACCACACCAAGGGCGTGGAAACGACCACCGGCCCGCTCGGTCAGGGCATTGCCAATGCGGTGGGCTTTGCGGTCGCCGAGGCGAGCCTGGCGGCCACGTTCAATCGCCCCGGCCACCAGATCGTCGACCACTACACGTACTTCATTGCCGGCGACGGCTGCCTCATGGAGGGCATCTCGCACGAAGCGGCAAGCTTCGCGGGACACATGAAGCTCGGCAAGCTCATCGGCTTCTTCGACGACAACGGCATCACGATTGACGGCAGCACGGCCCTCACCTGCAGTGACGACGCGGCCCAGCGCTTCGCGGCCTACGGGTGGCAGGTCCTGCATGTGGACGATGTGAACGACCTCGCCGCCATCGATGCGGCCATTGCGCAGGCCAAGGCGGATACCGAGCGCCCCACGCTCATCATCACGAAGACGCATATCGGCTTCGGTTCGCCCAACCGGCAGGATTCGGCCAAGGCGCACGGCGAGCCGCTGGGCAAGGAAGAGATTGCGCTCACCAAGGCCGCCTACGGATGGCCGTCGACGGAGCCGTTCTTCGTGCCGGCCGACGCGCTGGCGCACTGGCGAGAGGCCGCGGCGCAGCGCGCCGCTACCCACGCCGAATGGCAGCGCACGTGGCAGGCGTATGAAACCGCGTACCCGGAGCTGGCCAAGGAATTCGAACGCCGCATGAAGGGGGAGCTGCCGCCGCAACTCGAGCAGGCGTTCCCGGTGTTCGATGCCAAGAGCGGTGCCGTGGCCAGTCGCGCCGCGAGCGGCGCGGTGATCAACGCCATCGCCAATGTGGTTCCCGAACTGCTGGGCGGCAGTGCCGACCTCACCGGCTCCAACCTCACCAACGTGAAGGGGGCGCACCCGTTCAGCGCCGCGCAGCGCGACGGACGCAACTTCCATTTCGGCATTCGCGAACACGCCATGGGGGCGATCATGAATGGCATGGGGCTGCACGGCGGGGTGATTCCGTACGGCGGCACCTTCCTCGTGTTCAGCGACTACATGCGCCCCGCCATTCGGCTCGCCGCGCTCATGGGCGTGCAGGCGATCTACGTCTTCACGCACGACTCCATCGGGCTGGGTGAAGACGGTCCCACGCACCAGCCCATCGAGCACCTGGCGGCACTGCGGTGCATTCCCAACCTCCTGGTCCTGCGCCCCGCCGATGCCGACGAAGTGAGCGAAGCGTGGCGCACGGCGCTGCATCATCGGTCGGGACCGTCGGCCATCGTGCTCACCCGACAGAAGCTCGCGTATTTCGGGGAACCGGCGCGCGCCCGTGACGGGGTGAAGCAGGGTGCCTATGTCGTGGCTGACGCGGCGGGACACGTCCCGCACGTGGTGCTGCTGGCCAGTGGCTCGGAGGTAGAAGTGGCGCTCAAGGCCCGCGAGCAGCTGTCGGGTCATGGCGTGCACGCGCGGGTGGTGAGCTGCACCAGTCTCGAGCGCTTCGCGCAGCAGCCCGTGGAGTATCGCCACCATGTGCTCCCCACCGGCGTGCCGCGCGTGGCGGTGGAGGCCGCACACCCCATGAGCTGGTACCGATGGGTGGGTGACCACGGTGCCATTGTCGGCATCGAGTCGTTCGGCGCCAGCGCGCCAGCGCCGGTACTCTTCGAGAAGTTCGGCATCAGCGCCGACCGCGTGGTGCAGGCGGCCCGCTCCGTGCTCGCCTGACTCCTCGCACGCCAGACGGCAGGACTACGCGCTCGCCCGTGCGGTGAGCGCGTTTTCCATGCCGACCAGCAGGGTGGTGATGGTCGGCGTGGCTTCAGCACGCCACTGCGACAAAAGGCCACGACGCTTCACGTCGTGGCCTTTCGCGTAGCTCAGCAGGGCGGTGAATCAGCTGGGGCAGCGCGCGAGCCCTGCCACCGGGCACCGCTCCGGATCGCGGGCCGGGGCACTCCCCTGTCCGCCGGGACCGCCGAAGGTGTACAGCGGCAGCTGGAGGGTCTGGAGCTCACGGCCCGGAATGGGCAGATGCACGGGCGTGTTCTCGGGAAGCGTCTGCCACCCGCGCGCGTCGAGGAAGGCAATGACCCCGTTCATGCCGAGCCCCTCGATGCCCTTTTCGTAGCGGAGCGCATCCCACAGGCTGCCGCAGGCGCCGCTCTCCTTGCGCGGCACGCACCCGGGCTCGTTGGGCGGTCCCTCCACGGTCACCGGCGGCAACTCGCCGTTGGCGATACGCGTCCTGTTGATGAGGGGCACTGCCTCCGCCGCACGCCCGAGGCGAATGAGCGCTTCCGCCTTGAGCAGGTCCATCTCGGCCACGCTCATGGCGAGCTGCGGGCCGGTCTGCCAGGTGAGGTCCACGCCGCTGCGACGGAAGAAGTAGTGCGACCAGCGGAAGGTGCCACGGTCGGCCGCGAAGATGTTGTTGAGGTTGTACCCCACGTACTTGCCGGGCGACGCCGGCCCCGTGGTGCCCTGAATGCGACGGTCACGCGTGCGCATCTGGAACGGCTGGCGGTTGTCGTTGGGGGTAGCCACCCAGTTCACCCAGCCGTTGGTGGAATCGGCCGGACCAATGAGCCAGTAGCTGGGCCGTCCGAAGTCAGACGGACGTCCCGCCGTGCGCAAACGCGCCACCAGACGCTTCCAGTCGTCGAAGAACACATCGGGCTGGGCGAGCGGGGCGTAGTCAGTCTGGATGCCGGCGTCCACGCGACGGATGACCTCCGCCCAGTTCACGGCGGCCCGCTCCGCGCGGGAGCGCGGCGTGTAGACCAGAATGCGCGCCGCGTACGAATTGGCGAGGCGCACGAACTGGTCGCGCGTGAGACTCTGGTATAGCCACGCGTCCGCCGGGAAGGTCATGGACGGTTGCGTCTGCGCCACGGCGATCGCCGAATCGAGCTGCCGGATGGCGAACGCCGCCACCTGCCGGTACTCCGTGAACTGCGGGGTGCGCACGGTGTCGAGCTGCGTGGACTCGTCGATGAGCGGCGCCTTGTCGAAATAGAAGCCGATGTGCCCGTACGACAGCCCCTGCATGAACTTGCCCATCGCCTTGGCGCGTGCCGTACGCACGGGGTTCTCGATTACGAGCCCGCGGTTGATCGATCCCACCACGTCGTTGACGGACGACACGGTACGGAACAGCTGGAACCAGGGCGTTTCGTTCACGAAGCGGCGCACGTTCACGGGGCTGTTGTTCCACCCCTGCCGCGGCTCGGCGCTCAGTTCGAGCTGGCCGAAGTCGGCGAAGCCCGAGGTGATTTCGCGCGCCATGGTGCTGAAGGCCCACGAGGGATAGTCATCGTGTCCCGCCACCGGCCACCAGGTGCGGAAGGAGGTGGCCACGAAGTTTTCGGTAGTGAGCGGCTGCGCCGTGGCGCGCTCCGCATCGGGGCGATTGGGATTCACCACGTCGAGGTCCTGGCAGGACGCCGCAACGAGGAGCAATCCCACCGGCCAGACGAACTTCTTGAGTGTGTGCATGATGAGTCGTGCGCCGGTCAGAAGATGATCTCAACACTACCCGTGATCGTGCGGTAGCGAGGATAGTCGAAGCTGTCGAGGCGGTTGAGGACCGAGCCGACCTCGGGGTCGTAGCCCTTGTACCGCGTGAAGGTGAGCATGTTGCGGCCAATCAGCGACACGCTGGCCTGCTCGGCGCCGAGGCGCGCAAGCGCAGAAGCAAAGGTGCGCGGCAGCCGGTACTTGAGCGACAGCTCGCGCAGCTTCACGAAGCTTGCGTCTTCCACGAACCAGTCGGTCGGACTGTTGGCCGCGTACAGCGCCACGTAATAGTCCGTCGTCTTCTTGAGCTCCTCTGCCTTGCCCGCCTGGTCCACGTCGGTGTGACGCCCCCACTGGTACATGCGCTGCCGCGTCTGGTTGTACGCGTCGCCGCCCACCTGGGCATCCCACAGCATGAACAGCTGCACGCCGCGCCAGCCAATCGTGTTCGACCAGCCGAGGCGGAAGTCGGGGTTACCATCACCGATCTTCACCACGGCCGCATTGCCCACCGAGTCGAGGGCCGTGATGGGCTGACCCCACCGGTACACGCCGTTGCCAATGGTGGCACTGGTGCCCCAGAGCCGCTTCGTCACTCCCTCGGTGAAGCTGTTGCCGGCACCCACCCACAC
Proteins encoded:
- a CDS encoding DinB family protein, whose product is MPTDILRPGDDEFAPYYAGYIDQAARTMSARGLSHVAQLLEAQRTECETLLRTVPEERAAYRYAPGKWTLAESLIHVTDTERVFAYRLLRIARGDVTPLPGFEQDDWVPASRAGQRTLASITRELLAVRTATLELVDSLDAEALAQRGVASSKAVSARALVWMMAGHLAHHLTLTREQYLAS
- the tkt gene encoding transketolase; the protein is MSAVSPLLASASPETVRLAIDTVRTLAMDAVQAAESGHPGTPMALAPLAYALYATHLRHDPAAPAWADRDRFVLSVGHASMLLYGTLHLAGYDLPLEEIRNFRQWESLTPGHPEVHHTKGVETTTGPLGQGIANAVGFAVAEASLAATFNRPGHQIVDHYTYFIAGDGCLMEGISHEAASFAGHMKLGKLIGFFDDNGITIDGSTALTCSDDAAQRFAAYGWQVLHVDDVNDLAAIDAAIAQAKADTERPTLIITKTHIGFGSPNRQDSAKAHGEPLGKEEIALTKAAYGWPSTEPFFVPADALAHWREAAAQRAATHAEWQRTWQAYETAYPELAKEFERRMKGELPPQLEQAFPVFDAKSGAVASRAASGAVINAIANVVPELLGGSADLTGSNLTNVKGAHPFSAAQRDGRNFHFGIREHAMGAIMNGMGLHGGVIPYGGTFLVFSDYMRPAIRLAALMGVQAIYVFTHDSIGLGEDGPTHQPIEHLAALRCIPNLLVLRPADADEVSEAWRTALHHRSGPSAIVLTRQKLAYFGEPARARDGVKQGAYVVADAAGHVPHVVLLASGSEVEVALKAREQLSGHGVHARVVSCTSLERFAQQPVEYRHHVLPTGVPRVAVEAAHPMSWYRWVGDHGAIVGIESFGASAPAPVLFEKFGISADRVVQAARSVLA